Proteins co-encoded in one Salarias fasciatus chromosome 4, fSalaFa1.1, whole genome shotgun sequence genomic window:
- the cramp1 gene encoding protein cramped-like isoform X3 — MTPGSREGIGVDGRRNPSRKPEGCDEEESGEQASEERSTKGDDRVEILNPSASGLSPGSAPVLPASPPNRAGPASTQQPHTSSEPAPPCHDQHHFLRSSVRPPSKRIRKDSIGSTINGHGGAKSKGAENGSTSQGAVGQSGPVSGSIASVSKAAKGQGSAEKDEQAGNQKRARRQWESWSTEDKNSFFEGLYEHGKDFEAIQNNIAMKYKKRGKPANMVKNKEQVRHFYYRAWHKISKHIDFTNAYSRVLKKSSQELYGLICYAELRKKVGGLMDDKNVAKLNELIQQGATTVRSKGRNLRIKAPMCRALKKLCDPDGVSDEEDQKPVRLPLKVAVELQPRSNHSWARVQSLAHNPRLRMVMELHRKVSSLIEYLKQKWTYHDQRILKSLMEREALEGNQSSTASLSKASQEDLFLFPAENSTLTTLPGVARVVHSKASCTVHWLESGKSRPNAKELPAAQILGIHTAPPPRTGSKSGRGGTAAASGEPRRTEPPALEPSPESSAKVEEKRPPSVCVPVPPQQTVAPREERNGIGSSEGGKTCSGLESSGGSSTEKLCSGAESSSEQCKEEQSTGASSPEDGHTPPPKPPAGGPEEAAPQSSAPAARERTVEQIREEGWSARDAENVTLAELYLMSGKPGKLQLEYEWQPCVSASSQENGQTPTQPKPLRTNRVLRCLLKLVATEVNPKPLAPDLCSTATSPLKTHQEEQNQALTPPGKGPIAGTRSPGCGRQPASVRVAKMHLPVTGASAGGRNLPRSLLGSSAGGESESGVFAVPTTLPPNSSRHNRMFSPNKEAELAFRQQLDSISMQSDLFSRHRKPRNRQLRKPLVVQRTLLPRTTGDTSQHVCSFSILSNSSATGTGSFRPIHTRLTPSSRPVLSRPSPAASSSAAASQLSSAIGLAAKSAGIIPGSPCREPEPPAVDDSALLATTPVVEAETRSELLQQNVSENGLPPPSPGVAGGGDSLLSPPSVASLLDISLPGPPEEGAPGESQTHISDSIIELAINSTHYGEEAALSPAKLGSSDGSKLLASSPSVSPSRGWIPSPSHDPQWYPSDSTDSTLGCLLSSMVSPDKGRRTTLTPAGPSSGTALLGPSLLDCNSHDSFQSRGLPDVAEVDSQLACMMSESSVDYIARFNDLAQELAVTEPSIPPP; from the exons ATGACACCGGGCTCCAGGGAGGGGATCGGTGTCGATGGGAGGCGGAATCCGTCCAGAAAGCCCGAAGGTTGCGAcgaggaggagagcggagagCAGGCGAGCGAGGAGCGCAGTACAAAGGGAGACGACCGAGTGGAAATTCTTAATCCATCAGCCTCCGGTCTCAGCCCCGGTTCAGCCCCGGTCCTCCCAGCCTCCCCGCCGAACCGAGCCGGGCCAGCCTCGACCCAGCAGCCCCACACCTCCTCGGAACCCGCCCCTCCGTGTCACGACCAGCATCATTTTCTCCGATCCAGCGTCCGACCTCCGAGCAAGCGGATACGGAAGGATTCCATCGGCTCGACCATCAACGGACACGGCGGGGCAAAATCCAAAG GGGCAGAGAATGGCTCGACTTCGCAGGGGGCAGTGGGCCAGTCGGGGCCTGTGTCTGGCTCCATCGCCTCGGTGTCCAAGGCCGCTAAAGGACAAGGCTCTGCTGAAAAGGACGAGCAAGCTGGTAACCAGAAGAGGGCCCGTCGGCAGTGGGAATCCTGGAGCACAGAGGACAAGAACAGCTTTTTCGAGGGGCTGTATGAG catgGGAAGGATTTTGAGGCTATCCAGAACAACATCGCaatgaaatacaagaaaagaGGCAAGCCCGCCAACATGGTGAAGAACAAGGAGCAGGTCCGCCACTTCTACTACCGCGCCTGGCACAAGATCTCCAAACACATCGACTTCACCAACG CATACTCCCGTGTGCTGAAGAAGTCTTCTCAAGAGCTGTACGGCCTCATCTGCTACGCCGAGCTTCGCAAAAAAGTCGGAGGAT TAATGGATGATAAGAATGTGGCGAAGCTGAATGAGCTCATTCAACAAGG GGCCACGACTGTGCGCTCCAAGGGCAGGAACCTCCGCATCAAAGCACCCATGTGCCGCGCGCTGAAGAAACTCTGCGACCCAGACG GAGTGAGCGACGAAGAGGACCAGAAGCCGGTGCGCTTGCCCCTGAAGGTGGCGGTGGAGCTCCAGCCGCGCAGTAACCACTCCTGGGCCCGAGTTCAGAGCTTAGCCCACAACCCGCGCCTCAG GATGGTGATGGAGCTCCACAGGAAAGTGTCCAGCCTCATCGAGTATCTGAAACAGAAGTGGACCTACCACGACCAGCGGATT CTAAAGAGCCTCATGGAGAGAGAGGCTCTGGAGGGAAACCAGTCCAGCACAGCCTCCCTGAGCAAAGCGTCACAGGaggacctttttcttttcccgGCTGAGAACAGCACTTTGACCACGCTGCCTGGTGTCGCGCGTGTCGTTCACTCCAAGGCCTCTTGCACTGTACACTGGCTCGAGAGTGGCAAGAGCCGCCCCAACGCCAAGGAATTACCAGCTGCCCAGATCCTGGGCATCCACACCGCTCCGCCCCCGCGAACTGGCAGCAAGTCTGGACGGGGGGGCACAGCCGCAGCGTCGGGTGAACCTCGCCGGACTGAACCCCCCGCGCTCGAACCGTCGCCTGAAAGTTCCGCGAAGGTGGAAGAGAAAAGgcctccgtctgtgtgtgttcccgtTCCCCCCCAGCAGACTGTGGCCCCCCGAGAAGAGAGGAATGGGATCGGTTCCTCCGAGGGGGGCAAGACCTGCAGCGGTCTGGAGTCCAGTGGCGGATCAAGCACAGAGAAGTTGTGTAGCGGCGCAGAGAGCTCATCAGAGCAGTgtaaagaggagcagagcaccGGCGCCTCCTCCCCAGAGGACGGCCACACGCCGCCACCCAAACCCCCGGCCGGCGGCCCGGAGGAGGCCGCGCCGCAGAGTTCCGCGCCCGCGGCCCGGGAGCGCACCGTGGAGCAGATCCGAGAGGAGGGCTGGAGCGCCCGGGACGCGGAGAACGTCACCCTGGCCGAGCTCTACCTGATGTCCGGGAAGCCGgggaagctgcagctggagtACGAGTGGCAGCCCTGCGTCTCCGCCTCCAGCCAGGAGAACGGACAAACCCCCACGCAGCCCAAACCCCTCAGGACCAACAGGGTGTTACGCTGCCTGCTCAAGCTGGTCGCAACTGAGGTCAACCCCAAACCTCTG GCTCCAGACCTGTGCTCCACAGCCACGTCCCCCCTCAAGACCCACCAGGAGGAGCAAAACCAGGCGCTCACCCCACCAGGAAAGGGTCCGATAGCAGGCACACGCAGCCCCGGCTGCGGTCGGCAGCCGGCTTCGGTCCGTGTGGCCAAGATGCACCTCCCAGTCACCGGAGCGTCAG CAGGCGGCCGTAACCTTCCCCGCTCTCTGCTGGGGTCGTCCGCAGGCGGCGAGTCAGAAAGCGGCGTGTTCGCCGTGCCCACCACGCTGCCCCCCAACAGCTCGCGCCACAACCGAATGTTCTCCCCCAACAAGGAGGCGGAGCTCGCCTTCAGACAGCAGCTCGACTCCATCAGT ATGCAGTCAGATCTCTTTTCAAGACACAGGAAACCTCGAAACAGACAACTTCGGAAGCCGCTTGTCGTTCAG CGGACACTGCTGCCCAGAACTACAGGAGACACTTCTCAACACGTCTGCTCCTTCTCCATCCTGTCCAACTCCTCCGCCACAG GAACTGGATCTTTCCGGCCCATCCATACTCGGCTGACTCCTTCCTCGCGCCCTGTCCTGTCCAGACCGTCACCCGCAGCGTCCAGCTCTGCAGCGGCCAGCCAGCTGTCCA GTGCCATCGGCCTGGCAGCGAAGTCTGCAGGCATCATCCCGGGCAGCCCATGTCGGGAGCCGGAGCCCCCTGCTGTGGATGACAGCGCCCTGCTCGCCACCACGCCCGTTGTTGAGGCTGAAACACGTTCTGAACTCCTCCAGCAAAACGTCTCCGAG AATGGcctgccgccgccgtctcctGGAGTAGCCGGTGGCGGAGactccctgctgtccccccccaGCGTGGCCTCGCTCCTGGACATCTCTCTGCCGGGCCCCCCCGAAGAGGGAGCTCCCGGAGAATCTCAAACACATATCAGCGACTCCATCATCGAGCTCGCCATCAACTCCACTCACTACG GTGAGGAGGCCGCTCTCTCTCCAGCCAAGCTGGGCAGCAGCGACGGCTCCAAGCTGCTGGCCTCGTCCCCCTCGGTCAGCCCGTCCAGAGGCTGGATCCCGTCCCCCAGCCACGACCCCCAGTGGTACCCCAGCGACTCCACCGACTCCACCCTGGGATGCCTGCTGT
- the cramp1 gene encoding protein cramped-like isoform X2, whose amino-acid sequence MVKRKKISSTTEEHENGMTPGSREGIGVDGRRNPSRKPEGCDEEESGEQASEERSTKGDDRVEILNPSASGLSPGSAPVLPASPPNRAGPASTQQPHTSSEPAPPCHDQHHFLRSSVRPPSKRIRKDSIGSTINGHGGAKSKGAENGSTSQGAVGQSGPVSGSIASVSKAAKGQGSAEKDEQAGNQKRARRQWESWSTEDKNSFFEGLYEHGKDFEAIQNNIAMKYKKRGKPANMVKNKEQVRHFYYRAWHKISKHIDFTNAYSRVLKKSSQELYGLICYAELRKKVGGLMDDKNVAKLNELIQQGATTVRSKGRNLRIKAPMCRALKKLCDPDGVSDEEDQKPVRLPLKVAVELQPRSNHSWARVQSLAHNPRLRMVMELHRKVSSLIEYLKQKWTYHDQRILKSLMEREALEGNQSSTASLSKASQEDLFLFPAENSTLTTLPGVARVVHSKASCTVHWLESGKSRPNAKELPAAQILGIHTAPPPRTGSKSGRGGTAAASGEPRRTEPPALEPSPESSAKVEEKRPPSVCVPVPPQQTVAPREERNGIGSSEGGKTCSGLESSGGSSTEKLCSGAESSSEQCKEEQSTGASSPEDGHTPPPKPPAGGPEEAAPQSSAPAARERTVEQIREEGWSARDAENVTLAELYLMSGKPGKLQLEYEWQPCVSASSQENGQTPTQPKPLRTNRVLRCLLKLVATEVNPKPLAPDLCSTATSPLKTHQEEQNQALTPPGKGPIAGTRSPGCGRQPASVRVAKMHLPVTGASGGRNLPRSLLGSSAGGESESGVFAVPTTLPPNSSRHNRMFSPNKEAELAFRQQLDSISMQSDLFSRHRKPRNRQLRKPLVVQRTLLPRTTGDTSQHVCSFSILSNSSATGTGSFRPIHTRLTPSSRPVLSRPSPAASSSAAASQLSSAIGLAAKSAGIIPGSPCREPEPPAVDDSALLATTPVVEAETRSELLQQNVSENGLPPPSPGVAGGGDSLLSPPSVASLLDISLPGPPEEGAPGESQTHISDSIIELAINSTHYGEEAALSPAKLGSSDGSKLLASSPSVSPSRGWIPSPSHDPQWYPSDSTDSTLGCLLSSMVSPDKGRRTTLTPAGPSSGTALLGPSLLDCNSHDSFQSRGLPDVAEVDSQLACMMSESSVDYIARFNDLAQELAVTEPSIPPP is encoded by the exons AtggtgaagagaaagaagataTCGTCCACTACCGAAGAGCACGAAAATGG CATGACACCGGGCTCCAGGGAGGGGATCGGTGTCGATGGGAGGCGGAATCCGTCCAGAAAGCCCGAAGGTTGCGAcgaggaggagagcggagagCAGGCGAGCGAGGAGCGCAGTACAAAGGGAGACGACCGAGTGGAAATTCTTAATCCATCAGCCTCCGGTCTCAGCCCCGGTTCAGCCCCGGTCCTCCCAGCCTCCCCGCCGAACCGAGCCGGGCCAGCCTCGACCCAGCAGCCCCACACCTCCTCGGAACCCGCCCCTCCGTGTCACGACCAGCATCATTTTCTCCGATCCAGCGTCCGACCTCCGAGCAAGCGGATACGGAAGGATTCCATCGGCTCGACCATCAACGGACACGGCGGGGCAAAATCCAAAG GGGCAGAGAATGGCTCGACTTCGCAGGGGGCAGTGGGCCAGTCGGGGCCTGTGTCTGGCTCCATCGCCTCGGTGTCCAAGGCCGCTAAAGGACAAGGCTCTGCTGAAAAGGACGAGCAAGCTGGTAACCAGAAGAGGGCCCGTCGGCAGTGGGAATCCTGGAGCACAGAGGACAAGAACAGCTTTTTCGAGGGGCTGTATGAG catgGGAAGGATTTTGAGGCTATCCAGAACAACATCGCaatgaaatacaagaaaagaGGCAAGCCCGCCAACATGGTGAAGAACAAGGAGCAGGTCCGCCACTTCTACTACCGCGCCTGGCACAAGATCTCCAAACACATCGACTTCACCAACG CATACTCCCGTGTGCTGAAGAAGTCTTCTCAAGAGCTGTACGGCCTCATCTGCTACGCCGAGCTTCGCAAAAAAGTCGGAGGAT TAATGGATGATAAGAATGTGGCGAAGCTGAATGAGCTCATTCAACAAGG GGCCACGACTGTGCGCTCCAAGGGCAGGAACCTCCGCATCAAAGCACCCATGTGCCGCGCGCTGAAGAAACTCTGCGACCCAGACG GAGTGAGCGACGAAGAGGACCAGAAGCCGGTGCGCTTGCCCCTGAAGGTGGCGGTGGAGCTCCAGCCGCGCAGTAACCACTCCTGGGCCCGAGTTCAGAGCTTAGCCCACAACCCGCGCCTCAG GATGGTGATGGAGCTCCACAGGAAAGTGTCCAGCCTCATCGAGTATCTGAAACAGAAGTGGACCTACCACGACCAGCGGATT CTAAAGAGCCTCATGGAGAGAGAGGCTCTGGAGGGAAACCAGTCCAGCACAGCCTCCCTGAGCAAAGCGTCACAGGaggacctttttcttttcccgGCTGAGAACAGCACTTTGACCACGCTGCCTGGTGTCGCGCGTGTCGTTCACTCCAAGGCCTCTTGCACTGTACACTGGCTCGAGAGTGGCAAGAGCCGCCCCAACGCCAAGGAATTACCAGCTGCCCAGATCCTGGGCATCCACACCGCTCCGCCCCCGCGAACTGGCAGCAAGTCTGGACGGGGGGGCACAGCCGCAGCGTCGGGTGAACCTCGCCGGACTGAACCCCCCGCGCTCGAACCGTCGCCTGAAAGTTCCGCGAAGGTGGAAGAGAAAAGgcctccgtctgtgtgtgttcccgtTCCCCCCCAGCAGACTGTGGCCCCCCGAGAAGAGAGGAATGGGATCGGTTCCTCCGAGGGGGGCAAGACCTGCAGCGGTCTGGAGTCCAGTGGCGGATCAAGCACAGAGAAGTTGTGTAGCGGCGCAGAGAGCTCATCAGAGCAGTgtaaagaggagcagagcaccGGCGCCTCCTCCCCAGAGGACGGCCACACGCCGCCACCCAAACCCCCGGCCGGCGGCCCGGAGGAGGCCGCGCCGCAGAGTTCCGCGCCCGCGGCCCGGGAGCGCACCGTGGAGCAGATCCGAGAGGAGGGCTGGAGCGCCCGGGACGCGGAGAACGTCACCCTGGCCGAGCTCTACCTGATGTCCGGGAAGCCGgggaagctgcagctggagtACGAGTGGCAGCCCTGCGTCTCCGCCTCCAGCCAGGAGAACGGACAAACCCCCACGCAGCCCAAACCCCTCAGGACCAACAGGGTGTTACGCTGCCTGCTCAAGCTGGTCGCAACTGAGGTCAACCCCAAACCTCTG GCTCCAGACCTGTGCTCCACAGCCACGTCCCCCCTCAAGACCCACCAGGAGGAGCAAAACCAGGCGCTCACCCCACCAGGAAAGGGTCCGATAGCAGGCACACGCAGCCCCGGCTGCGGTCGGCAGCCGGCTTCGGTCCGTGTGGCCAAGATGCACCTCCCAGTCACCGGAGCGTCAG GCGGCCGTAACCTTCCCCGCTCTCTGCTGGGGTCGTCCGCAGGCGGCGAGTCAGAAAGCGGCGTGTTCGCCGTGCCCACCACGCTGCCCCCCAACAGCTCGCGCCACAACCGAATGTTCTCCCCCAACAAGGAGGCGGAGCTCGCCTTCAGACAGCAGCTCGACTCCATCAGT ATGCAGTCAGATCTCTTTTCAAGACACAGGAAACCTCGAAACAGACAACTTCGGAAGCCGCTTGTCGTTCAG CGGACACTGCTGCCCAGAACTACAGGAGACACTTCTCAACACGTCTGCTCCTTCTCCATCCTGTCCAACTCCTCCGCCACAG GAACTGGATCTTTCCGGCCCATCCATACTCGGCTGACTCCTTCCTCGCGCCCTGTCCTGTCCAGACCGTCACCCGCAGCGTCCAGCTCTGCAGCGGCCAGCCAGCTGTCCA GTGCCATCGGCCTGGCAGCGAAGTCTGCAGGCATCATCCCGGGCAGCCCATGTCGGGAGCCGGAGCCCCCTGCTGTGGATGACAGCGCCCTGCTCGCCACCACGCCCGTTGTTGAGGCTGAAACACGTTCTGAACTCCTCCAGCAAAACGTCTCCGAG AATGGcctgccgccgccgtctcctGGAGTAGCCGGTGGCGGAGactccctgctgtccccccccaGCGTGGCCTCGCTCCTGGACATCTCTCTGCCGGGCCCCCCCGAAGAGGGAGCTCCCGGAGAATCTCAAACACATATCAGCGACTCCATCATCGAGCTCGCCATCAACTCCACTCACTACG GTGAGGAGGCCGCTCTCTCTCCAGCCAAGCTGGGCAGCAGCGACGGCTCCAAGCTGCTGGCCTCGTCCCCCTCGGTCAGCCCGTCCAGAGGCTGGATCCCGTCCCCCAGCCACGACCCCCAGTGGTACCCCAGCGACTCCACCGACTCCACCCTGGGATGCCTGCTGT
- the cramp1 gene encoding protein cramped-like isoform X1 — protein sequence MVKRKKISSTTEEHENGMTPGSREGIGVDGRRNPSRKPEGCDEEESGEQASEERSTKGDDRVEILNPSASGLSPGSAPVLPASPPNRAGPASTQQPHTSSEPAPPCHDQHHFLRSSVRPPSKRIRKDSIGSTINGHGGAKSKGAENGSTSQGAVGQSGPVSGSIASVSKAAKGQGSAEKDEQAGNQKRARRQWESWSTEDKNSFFEGLYEHGKDFEAIQNNIAMKYKKRGKPANMVKNKEQVRHFYYRAWHKISKHIDFTNAYSRVLKKSSQELYGLICYAELRKKVGGLMDDKNVAKLNELIQQGATTVRSKGRNLRIKAPMCRALKKLCDPDGVSDEEDQKPVRLPLKVAVELQPRSNHSWARVQSLAHNPRLRMVMELHRKVSSLIEYLKQKWTYHDQRILKSLMEREALEGNQSSTASLSKASQEDLFLFPAENSTLTTLPGVARVVHSKASCTVHWLESGKSRPNAKELPAAQILGIHTAPPPRTGSKSGRGGTAAASGEPRRTEPPALEPSPESSAKVEEKRPPSVCVPVPPQQTVAPREERNGIGSSEGGKTCSGLESSGGSSTEKLCSGAESSSEQCKEEQSTGASSPEDGHTPPPKPPAGGPEEAAPQSSAPAARERTVEQIREEGWSARDAENVTLAELYLMSGKPGKLQLEYEWQPCVSASSQENGQTPTQPKPLRTNRVLRCLLKLVATEVNPKPLAPDLCSTATSPLKTHQEEQNQALTPPGKGPIAGTRSPGCGRQPASVRVAKMHLPVTGASAGGRNLPRSLLGSSAGGESESGVFAVPTTLPPNSSRHNRMFSPNKEAELAFRQQLDSISMQSDLFSRHRKPRNRQLRKPLVVQRTLLPRTTGDTSQHVCSFSILSNSSATGTGSFRPIHTRLTPSSRPVLSRPSPAASSSAAASQLSSAIGLAAKSAGIIPGSPCREPEPPAVDDSALLATTPVVEAETRSELLQQNVSENGLPPPSPGVAGGGDSLLSPPSVASLLDISLPGPPEEGAPGESQTHISDSIIELAINSTHYGEEAALSPAKLGSSDGSKLLASSPSVSPSRGWIPSPSHDPQWYPSDSTDSTLGCLLSSMVSPDKGRRTTLTPAGPSSGTALLGPSLLDCNSHDSFQSRGLPDVAEVDSQLACMMSESSVDYIARFNDLAQELAVTEPSIPPP from the exons AtggtgaagagaaagaagataTCGTCCACTACCGAAGAGCACGAAAATGG CATGACACCGGGCTCCAGGGAGGGGATCGGTGTCGATGGGAGGCGGAATCCGTCCAGAAAGCCCGAAGGTTGCGAcgaggaggagagcggagagCAGGCGAGCGAGGAGCGCAGTACAAAGGGAGACGACCGAGTGGAAATTCTTAATCCATCAGCCTCCGGTCTCAGCCCCGGTTCAGCCCCGGTCCTCCCAGCCTCCCCGCCGAACCGAGCCGGGCCAGCCTCGACCCAGCAGCCCCACACCTCCTCGGAACCCGCCCCTCCGTGTCACGACCAGCATCATTTTCTCCGATCCAGCGTCCGACCTCCGAGCAAGCGGATACGGAAGGATTCCATCGGCTCGACCATCAACGGACACGGCGGGGCAAAATCCAAAG GGGCAGAGAATGGCTCGACTTCGCAGGGGGCAGTGGGCCAGTCGGGGCCTGTGTCTGGCTCCATCGCCTCGGTGTCCAAGGCCGCTAAAGGACAAGGCTCTGCTGAAAAGGACGAGCAAGCTGGTAACCAGAAGAGGGCCCGTCGGCAGTGGGAATCCTGGAGCACAGAGGACAAGAACAGCTTTTTCGAGGGGCTGTATGAG catgGGAAGGATTTTGAGGCTATCCAGAACAACATCGCaatgaaatacaagaaaagaGGCAAGCCCGCCAACATGGTGAAGAACAAGGAGCAGGTCCGCCACTTCTACTACCGCGCCTGGCACAAGATCTCCAAACACATCGACTTCACCAACG CATACTCCCGTGTGCTGAAGAAGTCTTCTCAAGAGCTGTACGGCCTCATCTGCTACGCCGAGCTTCGCAAAAAAGTCGGAGGAT TAATGGATGATAAGAATGTGGCGAAGCTGAATGAGCTCATTCAACAAGG GGCCACGACTGTGCGCTCCAAGGGCAGGAACCTCCGCATCAAAGCACCCATGTGCCGCGCGCTGAAGAAACTCTGCGACCCAGACG GAGTGAGCGACGAAGAGGACCAGAAGCCGGTGCGCTTGCCCCTGAAGGTGGCGGTGGAGCTCCAGCCGCGCAGTAACCACTCCTGGGCCCGAGTTCAGAGCTTAGCCCACAACCCGCGCCTCAG GATGGTGATGGAGCTCCACAGGAAAGTGTCCAGCCTCATCGAGTATCTGAAACAGAAGTGGACCTACCACGACCAGCGGATT CTAAAGAGCCTCATGGAGAGAGAGGCTCTGGAGGGAAACCAGTCCAGCACAGCCTCCCTGAGCAAAGCGTCACAGGaggacctttttcttttcccgGCTGAGAACAGCACTTTGACCACGCTGCCTGGTGTCGCGCGTGTCGTTCACTCCAAGGCCTCTTGCACTGTACACTGGCTCGAGAGTGGCAAGAGCCGCCCCAACGCCAAGGAATTACCAGCTGCCCAGATCCTGGGCATCCACACCGCTCCGCCCCCGCGAACTGGCAGCAAGTCTGGACGGGGGGGCACAGCCGCAGCGTCGGGTGAACCTCGCCGGACTGAACCCCCCGCGCTCGAACCGTCGCCTGAAAGTTCCGCGAAGGTGGAAGAGAAAAGgcctccgtctgtgtgtgttcccgtTCCCCCCCAGCAGACTGTGGCCCCCCGAGAAGAGAGGAATGGGATCGGTTCCTCCGAGGGGGGCAAGACCTGCAGCGGTCTGGAGTCCAGTGGCGGATCAAGCACAGAGAAGTTGTGTAGCGGCGCAGAGAGCTCATCAGAGCAGTgtaaagaggagcagagcaccGGCGCCTCCTCCCCAGAGGACGGCCACACGCCGCCACCCAAACCCCCGGCCGGCGGCCCGGAGGAGGCCGCGCCGCAGAGTTCCGCGCCCGCGGCCCGGGAGCGCACCGTGGAGCAGATCCGAGAGGAGGGCTGGAGCGCCCGGGACGCGGAGAACGTCACCCTGGCCGAGCTCTACCTGATGTCCGGGAAGCCGgggaagctgcagctggagtACGAGTGGCAGCCCTGCGTCTCCGCCTCCAGCCAGGAGAACGGACAAACCCCCACGCAGCCCAAACCCCTCAGGACCAACAGGGTGTTACGCTGCCTGCTCAAGCTGGTCGCAACTGAGGTCAACCCCAAACCTCTG GCTCCAGACCTGTGCTCCACAGCCACGTCCCCCCTCAAGACCCACCAGGAGGAGCAAAACCAGGCGCTCACCCCACCAGGAAAGGGTCCGATAGCAGGCACACGCAGCCCCGGCTGCGGTCGGCAGCCGGCTTCGGTCCGTGTGGCCAAGATGCACCTCCCAGTCACCGGAGCGTCAG CAGGCGGCCGTAACCTTCCCCGCTCTCTGCTGGGGTCGTCCGCAGGCGGCGAGTCAGAAAGCGGCGTGTTCGCCGTGCCCACCACGCTGCCCCCCAACAGCTCGCGCCACAACCGAATGTTCTCCCCCAACAAGGAGGCGGAGCTCGCCTTCAGACAGCAGCTCGACTCCATCAGT ATGCAGTCAGATCTCTTTTCAAGACACAGGAAACCTCGAAACAGACAACTTCGGAAGCCGCTTGTCGTTCAG CGGACACTGCTGCCCAGAACTACAGGAGACACTTCTCAACACGTCTGCTCCTTCTCCATCCTGTCCAACTCCTCCGCCACAG GAACTGGATCTTTCCGGCCCATCCATACTCGGCTGACTCCTTCCTCGCGCCCTGTCCTGTCCAGACCGTCACCCGCAGCGTCCAGCTCTGCAGCGGCCAGCCAGCTGTCCA GTGCCATCGGCCTGGCAGCGAAGTCTGCAGGCATCATCCCGGGCAGCCCATGTCGGGAGCCGGAGCCCCCTGCTGTGGATGACAGCGCCCTGCTCGCCACCACGCCCGTTGTTGAGGCTGAAACACGTTCTGAACTCCTCCAGCAAAACGTCTCCGAG AATGGcctgccgccgccgtctcctGGAGTAGCCGGTGGCGGAGactccctgctgtccccccccaGCGTGGCCTCGCTCCTGGACATCTCTCTGCCGGGCCCCCCCGAAGAGGGAGCTCCCGGAGAATCTCAAACACATATCAGCGACTCCATCATCGAGCTCGCCATCAACTCCACTCACTACG GTGAGGAGGCCGCTCTCTCTCCAGCCAAGCTGGGCAGCAGCGACGGCTCCAAGCTGCTGGCCTCGTCCCCCTCGGTCAGCCCGTCCAGAGGCTGGATCCCGTCCCCCAGCCACGACCCCCAGTGGTACCCCAGCGACTCCACCGACTCCACCCTGGGATGCCTGCTGT